Proteins co-encoded in one Rattus rattus isolate New Zealand chromosome 5, Rrattus_CSIRO_v1, whole genome shotgun sequence genomic window:
- the LOC116900724 gene encoding 60S ribosomal protein L12-like: MPPKFDPNEIKVVYLRCTGGEVGATSALASKIAPLGLSPKKVGDDIAKATGDWKGLRMTVKLTIQSRQAQTEVVPSASALIIKALKEPPRDRKKQKNIKHSGNITFDEIVNIARQMRHRSLARELSGTIKEILGYCTVCGLQCGRPPPS, from the coding sequence ATGCCGCCCAAGTTTGACCCCAACGAGATCAAAGTCGTGTACTTGAGATGCACCGGAGGCGAGGTCGGCGCCACATCTGCCTTGGCCTCTAAGATCGCTCCTCTGGGTCTGTCTCCCAAAAAAGTTGGTGATGACATCGCCAAGGCTACCGGTGACTGGAAAGGCCTCAGGATGACAGTGAAACTGACCATCCAGAGCAGACAGGCCCAGACTGAGGTggtgccctctgcctctgccctgatcATCAAAGCCCTCAAGGAGCCaccaagagacaggaagaagcagaaaaacattAAACACAGTGGAAACATCACTTTCGATGAGATTGTCAACATTGCCCGGCAGATGAGACACCGGTCTTTGGccagagaactttctggaactatCAAGGAGATCCTGGGTTACTGCACAGTCTGTGGGCTGCAATGTGGACGGCCGCCACCCTCATGA